A single region of the Deltaproteobacteria bacterium genome encodes:
- a CDS encoding molybdopterin oxidoreductase: MSYSLAILDNAPLGGQVQEASDTPDVIGSYLREQADLSAVEKFSQKHQDAVNPLQEPYYRDLLPISKPATGEQYAFEVDLDL; encoded by the coding sequence ATGAGCTACAGCCTCGCTATTTTAGACAATGCCCCCCTGGGCGGCCAAGTCCAAGAGGCTTCGGACACTCCCGATGTCATCGGTTCCTATCTGCGCGAGCAAGCCGACTTGAGCGCAGTCGAAAAATTCTCGCAGAAACATCAAGATGCCGTGAATCCCCTGCAAGAGCCTTACTATAGGGACCTCTTACCTATCTCTAAACCCGCGACGGGTGAGCAGTATGCATTCGAGGTGGACCTAGACCTTTG